Proteins co-encoded in one Equus caballus isolate H_3958 breed thoroughbred chromosome 31, TB-T2T, whole genome shotgun sequence genomic window:
- the DYNLT2 gene encoding dynein light chain Tctex-type protein 2 — protein sequence MEKRGRGGKLPAHQPAQQPPSTPRKERRPSMFEKEAYAQILRERLRESFHDVQYVEPPFDDSIADLGKEWKSALAKLKFANSYRMEPLKKFQAHSVETKVQQILKESLEDVKYDDKVFSHLSLELADRILLAVKEFGYHRYKFIIKVLFIQKTGQAINIASRWIWDVAWDSWVAAKHETEAYVALALVFALYCE from the exons ATGGAGAAGCGAGGCCGAGGCGGGAAGCTGCCCGCACACCAGCCCGCTCAGCAGCCACCGTCGACGCCTCGGAAAGAGAGGAGGCCGAGCATGTTCGAGAAGGAGGCC tACGCACAAATTTTGAGAGAAAGACTGAGAGAATCGTTTCATGATGTTCAGTATGTAGAGCCTCCATTTGATGACTCAATTGCCGATTTAGGTAAAGAGTGGAAGAGTGCCCTGGCAAAGTTAAAGTTTGCTAATTCATATAGAATGGAGCCATTGAAAAAATTCCAAGCTCATTCAGTAGAAACTAAAGTCCAGCAGATATTAAAG gaaagtctTGAAGATGTCAAATATGATGATAAAGTCTTCTCTCATTTGTCACTTGAATTAGCAGACCGCATATTGTTAGCGGTGAAAGAATTTGGGTACCACCGTTATAAGTTCATTATAAAagtattatttattcaaaagacTGGTCAGGCAATAAAT ATTGCCAGCAGGTGGATCTGGGATGTTGCGTGGGACAGCTGGGTTGCAGCTAAACATGAAACTGAAGCTTATGTGGCCTTGGCCTTGGTATTTGCTCTTTATTGTGAATAG